One window from the genome of Glycine soja cultivar W05 chromosome 12, ASM419377v2, whole genome shotgun sequence encodes:
- the LOC114379124 gene encoding HVA22-like protein k isoform X3, whose product MASPEVLGLRLLLSPVTSDLLLRTACCSIGLALPVYSTFKAIENNDPYEQQRCLLYWAAYGSFSAAEMFAEKLLSWIPLYYHMKFAFLVWLQLPTLDGARQLYSSHLRPFLLKHQARMDLIVEFVYGAMPLRWLGISFIQLGGSQMALNPKRGRFQNQKKINTCFFFSLQQ is encoded by the exons ATGGCTTCACCGGAGGTG CTTGGGTTGAGACTGCTCCTTTCACCCGTTACTTCCGACCTTCTTCTCCGCACAGCATG CTGTTCTATAGGGCTTGCGCTTCCCGTATATTCCACGTTTAAAGCTATTGAGAACAATGACCCATATGAGCAACAAAGGTGCCTATTGTATTGGGCag CTTATGGATCTTTTAGTGCTGCAGAAATGTTTGCTGAAAAATTACTTTCCTG GATTCCACTCTATTATCACatgaagtttgcatttcttgtttGGCTACAGCTTCCCACTCTTGAT GGTGCAAGACAACTGTATTCTAGTCACTTGCGTCCATTCCTGTTGAAGCATCAAGCTAGAATGGATCTGATTGTTGAATTTGTGTATGGTGCAATG CCACTCAGATGGTTAGGAATCTCATTCATCCAGTTGGGAGGGAGTCAAATGGCATTGAACCCCAAAAGAGGCAGGTTTCAGAATCAGAAGAAGAttaatacatgtttttttttctcattacaACAATAA
- the LOC114380290 gene encoding arabinosyltransferase RRA2-like, with protein sequence MIGRRDREGPLMRNNSTNSLRKSRVLTAVAIGVLVGCVFAFLFPNGFFVSDSAATNHHLPLAGSKTQENSAGCESTDRVNMLKSEFVAVSEKNAELKKQVRELTERLRLAEQGKDQAQKQFLTLGKQPKAGPFGTVKGLRTNPTVVPDESVNPRLAKILEKVAVKRELIVCLANTNVKEMLEVWFTNIKRVGITNYLVAALDDETAKFCESNQVPVYKRDPDDGVDIIGRTGSNHAVSGLKFRILREFLQLGYSVLLSDVDIVHLQNPFDHLYRDSDVESMSDGHDNMTAYGYNDVFDEPTMGWARYAHTMRIWVYNSGFFYIRPTIPSIELLDRVATRLSKEKAWDQAVFNEELFYPSFPGYDGLHAARRTMDMYLFMNSKVLFKTVRNDANLSKLKPVIIHVNYQPDKLPRMKAIVEYYVNGKQDALKPFPDGSDW encoded by the exons ATGATTGGGCGCAGAGACAGAGAGGGACCCTTGATGAGGAACAACAGTACTAACTCTCTTCGCAAATCACGGGTCCTAACCGCAGTTGCAATTGGTGTCCTTGTTGGATGCGTCTTCGCTTTCTTGTTCCCCAATGGCTTCTTCGTTTCTGACTCTGCTGCCACTAATCATCATCTCCCTCTCGCGGGATCTAAGACCCAG GAAAATTCAGCTGGATGTGAATCCACGGATCGGGTCAACATGTTGAAATCAGAGTTTGTGGCGGTATCAGAGAAAAATGCTGAGCTTAAAAAACAGGTGAGGGAATTGACTGAAAGGCTTCGGCTTGCAGAGCAAGGGAAAGACCAGGCTCAAAAGCAGTTCCTTACATTAGGAAAACAACCTAAAGCTGGACCTTTTGGTACTGTAAAGGGATTAAGAACCAACCCTACTGTTGTTCCTGATGAATCTGTAAATCCAAGATTGGCAAAGATATTAGAGAAAGTTGCAGTCAAACGAGAGCTTATAGTTTGTCTTGCAAACACCAATGTGAAGGAGATGCTGGAGGTCTGGTTCACCAATATCAAGAGAGTTGGCATAACCAATTATCTAGTTGCTGCTTTAGACGATGAGACTGCAAAGTTTTGTGAATCAAATCAAGTCCCAGTGTATAAAAGAGATCCAGATGATGGTGTTGATATCATTGGAAGAACAGGGAGCAACCATGCTGTCTCTGGTCTTAAATTTCGTATTCTAAGAGAATTTTTGCAGTTGGGATATAGCGTTCTTCTATCAGATGTTGATATTGTACATTTGCAGAATCCTTTTGATCATCTATACCGTGATTCAGACGTGGAGTCCATGAGTGATGGTCATGATAACATGACAGCTTATGGCTATAATGATGTGTTTGATGAGCCTACAATGGGTTGGGCTCGATATGCTCATACAATGAGGATATGGGTTTATAACTCTGGATTCTTCTATATCAGACCAACAATCCCTTCAATTGAGCTTTTGGACCGCGTGGCAACACGACTTTCAAAGGAGAAAGCATGGGACCAGGCGGTTTTCAATGAGGAACTGTTTTACCCCTCATTTCCTGGTTATGATGGGCTTCATGCTGCCAGAAGAACTATGGATATGTATCTCTTCATGAATAGCAAGGTTCTGTTCAAGACAGTGAGGAATGATGCTAACCTAAGCAAATTGAAGCCAGTAATTATTCATGTGAATTACCAACCTGATAAGCTTCCCCGAATGAAAGCAATTGTTGAATACTATGTTAATGGGAAGCAAGATGCTCTCAAACCTTTCCCTGATGGCTCAGATTGGTAA
- the LOC114379124 gene encoding HVA22-like protein k isoform X1 — protein MASPEVLGLRLLLSPVTSDLLLRTACCSIGLALPVYSTFKAIENNDPYEQQRCLLYWAAYGSFSAAEMFAEKLLSWIPLYYHMKFAFLVWLQLPTLDGARQLYSSHLRPFLLKHQARMDLIVEFVYGAMSKIISAYQPELEFARTLAVKFLMTATQMVRNLIHPVGRESNGIEPQKRQVSESEED, from the exons ATGGCTTCACCGGAGGTG CTTGGGTTGAGACTGCTCCTTTCACCCGTTACTTCCGACCTTCTTCTCCGCACAGCATG CTGTTCTATAGGGCTTGCGCTTCCCGTATATTCCACGTTTAAAGCTATTGAGAACAATGACCCATATGAGCAACAAAGGTGCCTATTGTATTGGGCag CTTATGGATCTTTTAGTGCTGCAGAAATGTTTGCTGAAAAATTACTTTCCTG GATTCCACTCTATTATCACatgaagtttgcatttcttgtttGGCTACAGCTTCCCACTCTTGAT GGTGCAAGACAACTGTATTCTAGTCACTTGCGTCCATTCCTGTTGAAGCATCAAGCTAGAATGGATCTGATTGTTGAATTTGTGTATGGTGCAATG AGTAAAATTATTAGTGCATACCAACCAGAATTAGAGTTTGCAAGAACTCTTGCAGTGAAATTTTTAATGACAG CCACTCAGATGGTTAGGAATCTCATTCATCCAGTTGGGAGGGAGTCAAATGGCATTGAACCCCAAAAGAGGCAGGTTTCAGAATCAGAAGAAGAttaa
- the LOC114379124 gene encoding HVA22-like protein k isoform X2 — MASPELGLRLLLSPVTSDLLLRTACCSIGLALPVYSTFKAIENNDPYEQQRCLLYWAAYGSFSAAEMFAEKLLSWIPLYYHMKFAFLVWLQLPTLDGARQLYSSHLRPFLLKHQARMDLIVEFVYGAMSKIISAYQPELEFARTLAVKFLMTATQMVRNLIHPVGRESNGIEPQKRQVSESEED; from the exons ATGGCTTCACCGGAG CTTGGGTTGAGACTGCTCCTTTCACCCGTTACTTCCGACCTTCTTCTCCGCACAGCATG CTGTTCTATAGGGCTTGCGCTTCCCGTATATTCCACGTTTAAAGCTATTGAGAACAATGACCCATATGAGCAACAAAGGTGCCTATTGTATTGGGCag CTTATGGATCTTTTAGTGCTGCAGAAATGTTTGCTGAAAAATTACTTTCCTG GATTCCACTCTATTATCACatgaagtttgcatttcttgtttGGCTACAGCTTCCCACTCTTGAT GGTGCAAGACAACTGTATTCTAGTCACTTGCGTCCATTCCTGTTGAAGCATCAAGCTAGAATGGATCTGATTGTTGAATTTGTGTATGGTGCAATG AGTAAAATTATTAGTGCATACCAACCAGAATTAGAGTTTGCAAGAACTCTTGCAGTGAAATTTTTAATGACAG CCACTCAGATGGTTAGGAATCTCATTCATCCAGTTGGGAGGGAGTCAAATGGCATTGAACCCCAAAAGAGGCAGGTTTCAGAATCAGAAGAAGAttaa
- the LOC114378255 gene encoding rho GTPase-activating protein gacHH-like, with product MDKRVAKHDEKKSAPKNETQNLPQPLPSPWSTSTQVYHNFGPAATSSVNSASSLFHSPWFGSQIWHMPIPYDSVHQRRSFSNLYPMATAGFGQSSLLVSVDGSIQRASTELNNNLMGKGLQSQESRPSILKTNGEGLTRSATSKSRETTVVGHDVKNAGGATKFKIKDLPSVKPQQSSMMPLPGNGGGVQNVISNENRNAVHENRNIASDHFEANPTELNQKLTTAPNATGNNPHLKEKESDETKEKRKRQENKISAKRTKRKIMKLQDIPSTRQGHSSMMHGNGGASQNVTSNETCNAVHENRNIASDHFEANPTELQNQKLGTEPNASGNKRQLRKKETAEEKEQRRKQQKKIASKRSRMKIKMEREKLIDSLESLDDEKAALREELHDRTIECEKIEKENNALLAELIEEYGEETIMNLLNAQSTDSVAGGGQGSKNS from the exons ATGGATAAAAGAGTTGCCAAGCATGATGAAAAAAAGTCTGCGCCCAAAAAT gaGACACAAAACTTGCCCCAACCCTTGCCATCTCCATGGTCTACTTCTACACag GTTTATCATAATTTTGGGCCTGCTGCAACTTCCAGTGTAAATTCTGCTAgttctctttttcattccccCTGGTTTGGAAGCCAG ATATGGCATATGCCAATTCCATATGATTCTGTACATCAAAGGAGGTCATTCTCCAATCTCTATCCTATGGCAACAGCAGGG TTTGGTCAGAGTTCTTTGTTAGTTTCTGTGGATGGATCGATACAAAGGGCATCTACtgaattaaacaataatttaatggGAAAAGGCCTTCAATCCCAGGAATCCAGGCCTTCAATCCTAAAAACCAATGGGGAAGGACTAACAAGGAG TGCGACTAGCAAAAGCAGGGAAACAACAGTTGTAGGCCATGATGTTAAGAATGCCGGTGGagcaacaaaatttaaaataaag GATTTGCCTTCAGTTAAGCCGCAGCAATCCAGTATGATGCCATTGCCTGGAAATG GGGGAGGTGTACAGAATGTGATTAGTAATGAAAATCGCAATGCTGTTCATGAGAATAGAAATATTGCATCGGATCATTTTGAAGCAAATCCAACTGAGCTGAATCAGAAATTGACTACAGCTCCCAATGCAACTGGCAATAATCCACATCTTAAAGAAAAG GAGAGTGatgaaacaaaagagaaaagaaaaaggcagGAAAATAAGATATCAGCCAAGAGAACAAAGAGGAAGATCATGAAG CTGCAGGATATCCCTTCAACTAGGCAGGGGCATTCCAGTATGATGCATGGAAATG GGGGAGCTTCACAGAATGTGACTAGCAATGAAACTTGCAATGCTGTTCATGAGAATAGAAACATTGCATCAGATCATTTTGAAGCAAATCCAACTGAGCTGCAGAATCAGAAGTTGGGTACAGAACCCAATGCATCTGGCAATAAGCGTCAACTTAGAAAAAAG GAAACTGctgaagaaaaagaacaaagaagaaaaCAGCAAAAGAAGATAGCATCTAAGAGATCAAGGATGAAGATAAAG ATGGAACGTGAAAAGTTAATTGATTCCTTGGAGAGTCTTGATGATGAAAAGGCTGCGCTCAGGGAAGAGCTTCATGACCGTACTATTGAGTGTGAGAAGatcgaaaaagaaaacaatgccTTACTG GCAGAACTCATTGAGGAATATGGTGAAGAAACAATAATGAACCTTCTGAATGCACAGTCTACTGACTCAGTTGCTGGTGGTGGTCAAGGCTCAAAAAACAGTTGA